The Syngnathus scovelli strain Florida chromosome 17, RoL_Ssco_1.2, whole genome shotgun sequence sequence CTGAGCTGCCCACACACCAACACCAAAGCCAAATTGTGAACTGAAACATGGCTAAATCATCCAGAAAGCGTAAGTGGTCGTTCAACGCATCATATTTGATAATGATGCACTTTCCCTCCCCCCTTGCATGCAATACCAACTTTTTGATTCAACTCATGATTTTTGTCATATACTAAATAGCAAGTTTTCAAACTGTATTTTACATTGAAACGATAATCATAATTACAAATGTCAAACTAAGATGGCAACTTTATTCTTTAACTTTTTTCCTGTGAAGATATGACTAGCAATGCAATATTACAGTTTCTTTGTCGGAAAATCTGATTTATCTTGCAATGTGTTTTTTAGAATAAATATGACGTTATTCTTGCaaaatttattttgactttattcTTGAAAACAGTATGACTATTCTCATAAGGTTAGGAGGTTTTCATAAGAATTAGGACTCAGTCAAAAATATGATTTGTATACTGGAaagttatcattattattattattattttaatttaaactACTTATAAGATTTTCCTATCGAAACAAATTTGAGTATTCTGGTAAGAGGATAACTTTACTccccaaaatattattttactttgataagcttaaaacattttttctaaACGAGAACAACTCTAGTTTCATTGCATTGGGCCTTATGTGCGATGGCATCCACATAATCATGTAAGTGTCATGCTATTATTCTGTTGCTCATGTCAACGGTGTTGAGGTCTGGAAATAATTAAAATTCGAGGATCCATGGGAACGAATAAGAAGGTGTTTACCGTAAAGCAGGATGCAGCGTCGCAAACCAGAGGTGTTCAGTGCGAGAAAAGCAGAGAGGGCGCATGAGTTCTAAGGTAACTGACGCAACGGTGTTGCCGTAATGTAGCGAACTACGTCGTAATCCAGATGTTTTCCCGCAAGAGGTTAAgggaggggttggggggctATTGAAAAGACTAAGAAGGTGTTAGCCGTAAAGCGAGAAGCAGGGTCGCAAACCAGGTGTTCGGGTCCTTTAGAAGAGGGAGGTGTGACGTCGTAAAGCAGAAGATAGCGTCGCAAACAGGTGTTcggaaaggaggagggggaaggtGACGTCGTAAAGCACACATGGGTGGGTGAGGAatggaagggggtgggggggtgtctCGCGAGTGCCTGTGTGTTTCAGACTCGCAGCGAGGCGATCATGGCGGATGGCCCCAGGTGTAAACGCAGAAAACAGGCCAACCCGAAACGGAGCAGCGGTGAGTGTTTAACTCCACCCGGGCCGGGCCACCGCCGCCGTGCGGACCGGGACCTGGACCTGACTCCCACTTACACTCCCTCCCGGACTTGTTGCTATCGACTTTGGTGGACTTTAATGGGGGGGCGGTGTGTTTtctgagagggggggggggggggtgtaccgTTATACCTGGATGGCGTCTCTCCCTCCGCCTAGCGGCACTCTCTCTGAACCGTTATCCGTTATAAGAAGTCAGGCAAGCGCTCGTTTTGTGACTTCTCTGAGTTGTTCCAACTACTTTATACACTGTTGTAGTTAACTTTTCTGCACAACAACGTGGCCACCGCTCGCGCGCACTTTGTTAACGGccagcggatgaaagcttggtCCGGGGCGATGCtcggcgggactccggagggccGCCGAACCGAGCCGTGGATTGTCCTTAGGGGTTGCGACAACTCTGTGGTTGTCACTTTCATCGTCGGAGCCTGGCTCCGGGAGTTGTGTCTAAAGTGCGACGTTTTCGCACGAGGCTTGGTGATGGCAGAGAGATGGGATGTTTATTATTTCGTGGCCActtcctaacccccccccccctccccgtttTCCTCCTGCTGCTCCTCCCTGCTGCTGCACCAAATGTTTTCTCGTTTAAGGTAAGCGTGGAGGTGATTACGCAAAAAGGAAACTAAATACTTTCATCTTTGGCGTCATCGCTCACACGGGACTCGCTTAACTAATCCTCTAATTCTATGCAAAGCCCCGTGGAAGTGCATTTCCACGACACAGAAAGTAAACCGTATGACACCGATCAGTCAGTACTTTACGCACCTGTATATTCGGCGCGTGAGTTTTTAGCCAAAAATGACACACGGCGTTAGTTTGCGTGCTGTATTAGCCTGCTATTAATAGGGACCGTTATTCGCGTGCGGATGGGAGGGGGTGGAGAACACCTTTACCCCCCTCTCTCCTGTCGTGATGACGTCACGACGGTGCGTCCGTCCAGGagccatcatcatcaccatcttcCTCATCTTCTTCATGTTTACCTGAAGGCGGCCCTGCGATGGCTTAGAAATAAGACGAATTGAAAGAATACCTGCAAAAGCTCGACCGGAAGTGGATCTCGTGTCGTGTGTGTCGCGAGGATCTCGacccgcacacgcacacacaaggggGCTGCAAATGACAACCTGCGCAGGTAGCGATGCTGTTTTCCTCCCCGTTTATTCTTTTTGGCTTTTATAATCTCGCGGGATTTTTGTCATCGTGACCCTCTTGTGCgtgattttatttctttgcctCTTTTTTCGTTATTGCGCGTTTGGTTGGTGAGAAAAAAATTGTATTCCACGCGTGGTGCTACGGCGTCCATTGTGCTGTGCGCTTCATTCGCACTTTTATCGGCTCAATGGCGGCCGACACTGCAGTGGAGTGAGGCAGGTTGGGGTGGGGTCGAGTCCCCCtcgccggctgaggctcgcttgaCTCCGTGGTGTCTGTCGCACAGGTGATGTAAAACCTACGCCAAGCCAAGGTGCCTTTTCAAGGGATGTTTGTGGCGCGCCTGGTGCGCTGACTGCTTTGGGAGGACGAGGTGGGAACACGGGATGTGGGGGAGTCAAGGTGCTGTCATGGCCGCAGGTGATTCTCCCTCCCCCTTTTTATCGTTATGCAGGCGAGGCCgtttgatgatgataatgaaaaTGATGAGGATGATGGTGATGACCTGCCTTGTGGAAATCACGTGTTCACATGATGTCATAGACCAGGGTTTAACAGTTGGTTATTTACTGTCATAAGTGTGGCGACTATTCATTTATTGTTGGCTGCGTAGTATTCATGCAAAGTAGCAGTAAAAGGCATAAAAATAGTTGTAATAGAAAATATCTTTAAAATGTCTTCCcataataaaatgataaaattacaaatgcttcTAAAGGGGAAATTGTAGTGTCACAAGGATGAATTGAATAATCTGGAAAAACACTTTTGGGCTAAGACagtgaaatgacaaaaaaattattttaacgtgaaattttgaattttttaaatatttatatgaCTGTATAAATTGTGTTTACGTGAGTCCACCACTGCAAAAATGGTACAGCTGCCGATGGAAGCGGATTAtgtcaagataaaaaaaaatgtaaaaaggttTTAAAATTCCCCAGAAGTCAAAATAGTAGGAGActaaaaatgttgaaaaaatcaggaaaaatgtaaaaacatcGCAAAGTAACATTGCAATATAATTGTGTTAACGTCGCCGGGTAGCCGTGTATTGAACATGTTGAAATTGCCCATCTATCCTGTTCTATTGCATTCTAATGTATGACTAAGTCAGCCTTAATTTAGCATTGTTGTCATATGAGGGCACGCGCTCTTTATGAGTCTTATTTTGTCCGAAAGAGGAAATGCGAGACTAAAGCTGAAACCTCGAATGTGAGCGTTAAGCTACCGCGTCAGTATGATGTTGCCAAGTGTTGCGGAGGCGGgacgaggtgggggtgagggcgtggCCTTAGCATCTGGACAATGAAGTGTTTGCATGGGACCCCTAACACCCGCTCAGCCCCCCTTCAAGAGGTCAGAGTTCAAATCACAAACGCTTTGTGTTAGCCCTTCGGAGCACATGTGCGAGTCGGCGCAATGTGAGCTGTTAAGTAATCACGTTACATCATAACGGGCTAAAATGCCGTGATGTCATCAGCATGCTTCAATAAGTGACTCAAATGATCTGCGGAGACTTCATCGCACATGGGTGGCATCTTCCCTCAACATGAGAGAAGCGGTTCCGTTGGCAGCCGTACCATAACAACACCTGCTGGTTGGCAGAGAGAGCAATGGAAAAGACGTTTGCCACTTTTTGCGTCATGGCTTTTAACTCGCTTTCCCTTTTTTGACTGTTTTGATGTCTCCGTTCTTTCTCTCAGTCCCGGTCTACCTCTAAGCCTTTCCTTCACTTTTGATGACAACTTTTTAAGCGCGCCAGATTACAGTTGAGCCAAATCCTTCATTTTCAGCTTCCACAGTCACAATTATGCAACAGATGAACGATATAGCGTCATCGCCGCTTCTTCTTTATCGTGAATCGGCATCGTTTTGATCAAGCAAAACATTTGATTGATGTTGAAGGAATTCCATAATGGCTTGTGTGTGTTGCCTAAACCCCCCTCCTCTAGTGTAGGTGGTGGGAAAGTCCTGCGTCTCTCTTGTGGCGGTATTCAATTTGCATATCTCGCCGTCCtactttctctttctttctttggccTGAGAGgctcaaaagaagcagctggttGCACTCAAAGGGGGGTTGGGGGTGGGCTGGAATGAAGCACACCGCACCGAGCACTGACTGTAGGTAGACTTACTTATGTAACAGCCGTACTTCAGCTCCTCTTGAAATCATTTTATTCTTTCAACTAACTTAATGCTTTGCAAGGACCACTCGTTGCTCGGCGGAGTTCGTCGGGCCCCAATCTCCCAAAGAaagcaacaaaaatattttttttttttttagatttaccatggtaaatgtattattataaaTGCTTATACAATTGTACAAATGTACAATTTTCATAAATAAAATCAGTTTGGCACTTTTGTATCAGCAAGAGTGTTACAAAatgatcaaaatatttttttaaaatggattTCATTTACATACAGTAtcgttatcttttttttttcaagctgtGTAATTGAAATACaagtgtgtatgtttgtgtgtgcgcgtcccCGGGGTCCATGTTGATGAAGCTGTTCAGCATAAAGTCGCGGCGCCTCCGAGACTGACGAATCCCCTTGGAGGAGCGCTAATGGAGGCCACTCGGGGGAGCCTGATTGATGGCAGTGATGCTAATGTGCTACGTGCTAACTGCACTAACTGCTCGCTAGTGTGACACACGTGGACTTCCCGTGCAATGGCACCTCATCAAAGTAAAAGCAATGTCTGAAAGTCCCGTTAGAACACATCCTGCGGGGCCTTTGAGGctctggtgaaaaaaaaaacacgagtgCACGCACATGTACATTTTTGCTCTGTGTTAGCAGGTGATTTGGTTGCAACACACTTGACCTCCAGTGGACTCAAAGTTGCTTGAGACATCTGAATGTGAGGGCCTCACCTGAGTGAGAAGCAGGAAGTGACAGAGGGacagaaacaggaagtgaccggtTTGAACCTCACGTGTCACTTCCTGTGTGTGGGCGCACGCAGCTACCACGTATGTCACTTCGTGTCGCACCAAAGGTGTACGACGTGACTACATGGCACACACTCACTCAGAGGTGTTGGGCTTCGATGAGTTAATTGGAGATGACAGGAAGATGTCAATttatttcaatttcattttttgaaaTACACTAATTACAGGATTTGAATTCCCATGATAGGAGGGGTGTAAAGCAAAAAATGGCCTTTCTTTCTCTTTACGGAGCCAGCAGCTGCTCTCTGTGTTGAAGTCTGGTCACATTTacttgcagacacacacatacatgaacACCCACTCACACACAGTGGGGTAGTTGTCTGTTGGGGTTTGGCTGGCTTCCCATGCTGCACAGCTGCACtgggtcaacacacacacatgcacacacactcattagTTGTGCTCTGGTGACGCGCATCATGTCACTTTTGCTCACCTGAGGCAACCGCTCATGGACTTCTCCTTTCTTGTTGTGTTTGTGCGCTACTTAGTGTACCCACGTGTTTTGCTCGTGACTTCTTGTTTGGGGTCACCGGTTGGCGTGGGGGGCCGCTTGCTCGCCAGGAAGGGAGAGAGGGGGAGATCTGTTTTGACGGGCCCTTCACAataagatgctgctgctgcatgcACATTATATGCAATATAATGTACAATATTGTGTCATTATAATTAGCAACAAGGATATAGCTTCCACTTATTGACATACAATATCATATAGACACCAACAATTATTTATGTAATTTGTGTTTTGCCTTAATTCCTGCGTTAAGCAGACTTATTATATGCCCTCTGGCTTTGTCCTTAAATTTTTTCCTCGTCTCTTGCAGTGACAAACTTGAACGGCGGCTTGGAGGCCAGCAGCTCTGATTCGGACGATGATGACAAGCTCCACATCGTGGAGGATGAAATCCCGCCAGATACCGCCGTGGCGAGGAGGGACCGCCGCCATGCCAAAGAAGCAACAGACGCCACCGACGCAGTATTAGCACACAACGGCGCTTGGAATGGAGGTAGAACATGTTGAACTTGGGATGCCTAATGATGTGGACAAGCATGTTTTAACCTGGCTCAAACATGGAGTCCATGCAACGGAAACTAAAACATTTGATTTCAAAATAAgctaaggaaggaaggaaggaagtaaGACCCTAATTGAAAACCTTAAAGCCTGTTTTCAAACTTATTTTTCTGGCTTGTAGTGCCCCCTAGCGGTGTCTCTGCAGagcagcttttgttttttttttccagatggaATCATTCCGAGCatgtcttgtgtgtgttttcagtgaAAGAGGATCAGCGTGTGTCCGGAGAAGAAGGTGAAGATGGACGAGGAGGGGACGGAAAGGTGGAGGGGCAGGTTGTCGtgaaggaagaagaggaagaagaggagcagGAGATCATCCGGAAAGGAGACACGGCCGCCCTCTACCCGGAAGCCGCTGACGATGAGCAGAGTCCCACGGAAACGGGGGGCGCCGATGAAAACGGTAACAGCGCCATCCACAAACAAGTCATTTTTGTGAACATCAAAGTCAATTTTGTCTTCAATGAAACAAACCTAATCTTCAGCACACTTAGTTCAGACCGGTTGAAAGCAGTGACGACTGCGCCCTTAAGCATCCACGCATTTCTGTAGCACATGTCATTGGAGAAACAGATCCAGCAGAAGTTGGGAGTGAACTTAGCAGAAGCTCAGGCCGTTTTTTGATTTTTCCAGCAGGCACGCCGGACACGTTTCAGCTGCACACGTGTCCGTATTGCTCGCGGGGTTACAAGCGCAACGCTTCGCTGAAGGAGCACATCAAGTACCGGCACGAGACCAGTGAAGACAACTACAGATGCTCGCACTGCAGCTACACCTTCACGTACCGCTCGCAACTCGAGAGGCACATGAGCCACCACCGGGGCAACAAAGAGCAGGTCGGGACAGCCAGCATTTTCTTTTGTGACTTTTTGTGGGTCTTCTCATGATAAAGATGCCTTCCGAATCTAATGCTGCAAAAGGAAAATGGCCAAAATGGGAAATGGTTTACTCAAATTTCAAACTAAAATGTGAAGAGTCCGTGTGTGTTTAGGGACATGATGGTCTTACCAAATCTGAAGCGAAACTGGCTTGGATTCCAAAGAACCCATTCCAGTTGAAAAACAGCATTCCTGTCTTTGCAAGAACTGGAAATTGTTGGCTGTCTGGACGTACGAAACTAATCCCATGGCCAGGTTTTTGCTTTTTGATAGCTCCACTATTGACAGTTAAAAAGTCAAACAAACCTGAAGAAGCAGATGGATGATGGATAATAAATGATTAACTGAAGTCAGGCGCTGGTGCTACCGGAACACTTCTGCTTCACTTTGGCATGCAAACGATTGTTTAAAACTAAAGCCACCTTTATAATAGTAGTAGTCCAAGTAGAatcttatttttattattatttttttaatttggtttcTTATGCCCTGGCTGAAACAGCCGCTCTCTTCTGGGAAAGCACCCCTAGCAATTTATCGCAGTGAACCAGTCCAACTGAGCTTGGACCCTCCTTTTTGGTGACACGTGTTCTCACCTGCCTCGCTTCTCTGTGGCATTAGCAGGGCCGGTTCTTTACGCTAGCTAattcctttttattttgctttgtcTGACGgtatctcttttttttgttttttgctaccTCAGCGTCACGTGCAGCCgtccggcggcggtggcggtggAAGTGGAGGAGGTGCTCGCAAGTTCAAGTGCACAGAGTGCTTCAAGGCCTTCAAGTACAAGCACCACCTGAAGGAGCACCTGCGCATTCACAGCGGTGAGTCTGATGGTTCAGCAACTTGCACTGGCTAAAATGTGAAAAGTGTCGCTTTTAGAGGTTTACCCAGTTTCGCTTTGGAGATTGTTTGTCAAAACCATTGATTTTGACTTTTGACTCCAGTTCCTATCATTGCGgttgtttgttttggtttgctTTCCAGGCGAGAAACCATACGAGTGCTCCAACTGCAAGAAGCGATTCTCCCACTCAGGCTCATACAGCTCGCACATCAGTAGCAAGAAGTGCGTGAGTGTGGCCAGCGCCCCCAACGGCCTGGCCCGCAAGGCCGTCAGGTCGCCGGCGCCCATCGTCGACGTCCCACGGGTGGAAAGCAAACCCTTGCAAGAGCAGCTCCCCGTCACGCAAATCAAATCGGAGGCGAGCGAGCACCCCGGCAAGCCAGCCGTGGTGGCGGCGGCACCGGCCGCCAACGGGGCGGCGCCCCAAGCCCTATCTCAAGGCGTGGCTATGGTGATCCCCACCGTGGGTCTGGTGCCGCCCATCAACATCAACCTGAGTGAGCTGCAGAACGTCCTGAAGGTGGCTATGGATGGCAACGTTTTGAGGCAGGTTTTGGGACCCCCCAACGGGGCCACGGTGCAGGGCAAGCCGGGTATCGTGCTACAGCAACCTCAGCAGCAGATCATCAGCCTGCCCGCCTTCGTGGACCACGACGGCACCACCAAAATCATCATCAACTATCgcattggacccgcgccggccgccaccgccgccacttCCAGCGTCCCCGCCCACCCCGTGCCGGTTTTTGTCAAAAACAACATTGCCCCGGCTCCACCCGTCCCGACCAGAACGGCGGATAAGCCGCCCACTCCCAAGGTGGACCTCAGCCTGGTTAAGGATGAGCCTGAAGAGTCTGTACTCATCACGGAAACAAAAACAGAGCAAGCGGTGAGCGTCAAGACGGAAGAGGGGGAGGCGGCTCCGCCCGACTGCGGCTCTAGCGCTTGTTCACTTTGCGACGAGTGTCCCGAGCACCTGGAGGCACTGCACCTGCTCCAGCACCACAAGGCAGCCAACGGGGAGGCGGTGGACTCAGCCGCGTTGGACCCGTCCTTCGCCGCCTTGCTCAGCGACGCCGGGGTGACGCTGCAGCAGGAGCCGGCCGAGAACGATCTCCTGAGCCTCCTGAAGACCTACTTTGCCTCCAACGCCAACCCTGACCGGGCAGAGCTGGAGAAGATCTCGGACTCGGTTCGTATTCCCGTGGGCGTGGTGCAGAAATGGTTTGCCAAGAGGAACTCTGGGACAAAGAGCTGCCGAGACGGGACGGCTCAGCGTCTAAACTCTGAGTCGGTAGACGGCGGCAAGCTAGCCGTATCTGGATCCCGGTCCGATTCCCCCTCGTTGAACACCAGCGACTTGGTCATCGTCAAAAGTGAGCCGGAGGACCCGGAGGTCACAGAGTCCCAGGCAGAACCTCTGGACCTGTCCCTCCCAAAGTCCCTCACTGCCGCCACTTGCACCACCGCGCCTTCCGAGGGTGCGTCCCCCGCCACTCTGAATCTGACCTGCCTGAGGAAGGAGCAGGTGGGCGGTCGCACCGTCTACCTGGCCACGCCTCAAACGCACACAACTGCCGTCAGCATCGTGCCCAGCACGCAGCTGCCCACCCTAGTGGCTATCGCCGGTCAGGGCACAGTGGGGTGCCTTGGCGCCATGGGGGGCTCCGCCAAGCGGACCATCCTCATCCCGCAGCTCACCTACACCTACGCCAACACGGCCGGAGGCGCGGCCGAGACGGTCGTGCTCAACGGGCACAAGGTATGAGCTCCGTGGAAAAGGGCTTTTTGAAGCTGACCAGACTTGAActtttctttgtctgtttttctgtgCAGACGCCCGAACAGAGCGCTGACGCTGTGGCGGATGAGCAGAGGGAGATATCACTCATGAAGAAGCCGCGTCTGGAAAACGGCGTCTATTCCTGTGACCTGTGCAACAAGGTCTTCCAAAAGGGGAGCTCCTTGCTCAGGCACAAATACGAACACACAGGTATGCCGACTCTGACCCGCaggtagggggcgggggggagagTCTGACTATTAAGGACTTGTGTGGTGGCATAGTCATCACATCACATGCACATACACTCATCGTGACCTTTTGGTTTGTATTTGCAGGAAAGCGTCCTCACGAGTGCCCGGTGTGCAAGAAGGCCTTCAAGCACAAGCACCACCTGATCGAGCACTCGCGCCTCCACTCGGGCGAGAAACCTTACCAGTGCAACAAGTGCGGCAAGCGCTTCTCGCACTCCGGTTCCTACTCTCAGCACATGAACCACCGCTACTCCTACTGCAAGCGGGACGGCTCCGATTCTGGCCTCAGCCCGGACGGCGATAGCGCGGCCACGGTGGCGGGCAGTCCTGACGTCGCGCTGGACTCGGACGTCGGCGAGAgcgaggacgacgacgacgaagcCGTGTGTGTCGACGACATCCGGGTGGTGCAGGTGGACGACGGCGAGTGCGAAATCTACGAGGGCGACTTTAACGACAGCGACAACGACGGGGAAGTGGAAGAAGGACctgaagagaaagagaaaaaccTCGACGTGGATGAGTTTGCGTGCcaggtggtggaggtggagcTGAAGCACGACCAGACGCAGGAGGCGCCCGTCGAGGACAAGGCGGACCAGGCGGAGGCGGCCGGCGTCCACCTGGAACAGATGGCCGACTGCGCGTACAAAAGAATCAGGGACTGGTCGGACAGCGAGGAATCCTCCGACGACCAAGCTGCgaccccccaaccccccacGCTTTGAGAGACTCCAGCTTCTACTCCTCTGGCTCCAGATTCAGTTCGTAGGGAATATAAACCCTTTTGAAAATGCACTGGCCCATCGAAAAATGACACGGAAACTGTGACAGCCTGTTGACTGACGTACTGTTTTTACTCTGTCAGTACTTCTTTTAGTCTGACAAAAAATGACTTGACAGTGTCTGGCagcccccaccccaaaaaaagctTTCAAATTGCCCAAGATGACGGCAAAGCACTAACTTTGTTCAAACAAACCCCCTCAAATGCGCAAAAGAAGAATTGTTTGGCACCAATCTTTTCTTGAAGAGTCCCCCAAATTGGTGATTTGGCCTTGGAATATGTGGGGCCTCACTGCACttaaaaatgcatattttgcaGTTGTATTCTATGGGGGGAAGCCCGTCTGCAATCTCCAACTGCGGCGGTTCAGGGTCCAGTTGCACTTCTGGCTCAAGCTGCGGCTGCGGCTCCGGTTGGCTGCTTTTAACGGTCCACTACTGTGTCCAAACACCCAGGTGTGCCTgaactttttttcttccttataCATCTATCAGTGTTACAAATGTTTATAGATGCTTTGCTTTGTGTTACTAACTCAATTTTACAGTTTTCTTGTTTCTTTTTGAGTTGCCAACGTTTCCGACTTCAGTATTTTCCTCAAGTTTTACGAACAAAAAGCGCTGCACTACGGTTTTTCCACCCGTCGCCCTTTCAGTGTTATCCGGCGTTAGTTGATGTCAGCCGccgtttgttttcattttttgacTGTTAGCCTTAAGGAAGACAAAAGAAGTATTCCCCCCCCAAgccagccatgagaaaaatgggCGGCGCCCCCTGCCTTATGCAAGACCTGCGTGCTGTTAAAAGTGCCATTGAACAGTGTTGTCGTTGTCATCGTCTTGGCAAACCTCTGTTTGTTACTTTACCTTGCGTGTTGCTTGCCGTCGCTTTCCTGCGATGCTTTCGTATTTACGTCTGTTACGAGTGCCCGGCGCCACATTGGCGTCGTTTGGCCGCCTGCTAACCATAGCCGCCACACGCCATAACATGAAATCCTTTGCGGAATTTGAACAATTATTCGTTTTTTCTAAACTTGCCAAGGCGAGTACATTCGCTGTcttaccattaaaaaaaaacaagaaaagggTTTTAATGATTTTcatccattttaaaactttgtcattACAATTGGTAAAGCCAATTTTCCACTTTTTAGCATAAAAAAATTATTCTTTTCCAATTGTTGATGCGGTTCATGAAGCAGTTATTTTAAATTTACTTACACAATTGCCATTTTTCTTTACACTtaaagtcatccatccatccatccatccatccatcttcttccgcttatccggggtcgggtcacggggcagcagcttcaggagggactcccaaacttccctctccccagccacttcatccagctcatgctgggggatcccaaggcgttcccaggccagctgagagacatagtctctccagcacgtcctgggtcgtccccggggtctccgaccggtgggacatgcccggaacacctccccagggaggcgtccaggaggcatcatgATGAGctgcccaagccacctcatctggctcctctcaatgtggaggagtagtgactctactctgagtctctcccGGGTGACCgtgaagaccccaagatacttgaactcctccacttggggcaggatctcatccccgatccggagagggcattccacccttttccgatcgaggaccatggactcggatttggaggtgctgaccctcatcccgaccgcttcacactcggctgcgaaccgctccagcgagagctggagatcacggcctgaagaagctaaCAGCactacgtcgtctgcaaaaagcagagacgcgatgctgagg is a genomic window containing:
- the LOC125985122 gene encoding zinc finger E-box-binding homeobox 1 isoform X4; the encoded protein is MTTCAVTNLNGGLEASSSDSDDDDKLHIVEDEIPPDTAVARRDRRHAKEATDATDAVLAHNGAWNGVKEDQRVSGEEGEDGRGGDGKVEGQVVVKEEEEEEEQEIIRKGDTAALYPEAADDEQSPTETGGADENAGTPDTFQLHTCPYCSRGYKRNASLKEHIKYRHETSEDNYRCSHCSYTFTYRSQLERHMSHHRGNKEQRHVQPSGGGGGGSGGGARKFKCTECFKAFKYKHHLKEHLRIHSGEKPYECSNCKKRFSHSGSYSSHISSKKCVSVASAPNGLARKAVRSPAPIVDVPRVESKPLQEQLPVTQIKSEASEHPGKPAVVAAAPAANGAAPQALSQGVAMVIPTVGLVPPININLSELQNVLKVAMDGNVLRQVLGPPNGATVQGKPGIVLQQPQQQIISLPAFVDHDGTTKIIINYRIGPAPAATAATSSVPAHPVPVFVKNNIAPAPPVPTRTADKPPTPKVDLSLVKDEPEESVLITETKTEQAVSVKTEEGEAAPPDCGSSACSLCDECPEHLEALHLLQHHKAANGEAVDSAALDPSFAALLSDAGVTLQQEPAENDLLSLLKTYFASNANPDRAELEKISDSVRIPVGVVQKWFAKRNSGTKSCRDGTAQRLNSESVDGGKLAVSGSRSDSPSLNTSDLVIVKSEPEDPEVTESQAEPLDLSLPKSLTAATCTTAPSEGASPATLNLTCLRKEQVGGRTVYLATPQTHTTAVSIVPSTQLPTLVAIAGQGTVGCLGAMGGSAKRTILIPQLTYTYANTAGGAAETVVLNGHKTPEQSADAVADEQREISLMKKPRLENGVYSCDLCNKVFQKGSSLLRHKYEHTGKRPHECPVCKKAFKHKHHLIEHSRLHSGEKPYQCNKCGKRFSHSGSYSQHMNHRYSYCKRDGSDSGLSPDGDSAATVAGSPDVALDSDVGESEDDDDEAVCVDDIRVVQVDDGECEIYEGDFNDSDNDGEVEEGPEEKEKNLDVDEFACQVVEVELKHDQTQEAPVEDKADQAEAAGVHLEQMADCAYKRIRDWSDSEESSDDQAATPQPPTL
- the LOC125985122 gene encoding zinc finger E-box-binding homeobox 1 isoform X3 produces the protein MWGSQGAVMAAVTNLNGGLEASSSDSDDDDKLHIVEDEIPPDTAVARRDRRHAKEATDATDAVLAHNGAWNGVKEDQRVSGEEGEDGRGGDGKVEGQVVVKEEEEEEEQEIIRKGDTAALYPEAADDEQSPTETGGADENAGTPDTFQLHTCPYCSRGYKRNASLKEHIKYRHETSEDNYRCSHCSYTFTYRSQLERHMSHHRGNKEQRHVQPSGGGGGGSGGGARKFKCTECFKAFKYKHHLKEHLRIHSGEKPYECSNCKKRFSHSGSYSSHISSKKCVSVASAPNGLARKAVRSPAPIVDVPRVESKPLQEQLPVTQIKSEASEHPGKPAVVAAAPAANGAAPQALSQGVAMVIPTVGLVPPININLSELQNVLKVAMDGNVLRQVLGPPNGATVQGKPGIVLQQPQQQIISLPAFVDHDGTTKIIINYRIGPAPAATAATSSVPAHPVPVFVKNNIAPAPPVPTRTADKPPTPKVDLSLVKDEPEESVLITETKTEQAVSVKTEEGEAAPPDCGSSACSLCDECPEHLEALHLLQHHKAANGEAVDSAALDPSFAALLSDAGVTLQQEPAENDLLSLLKTYFASNANPDRAELEKISDSVRIPVGVVQKWFAKRNSGTKSCRDGTAQRLNSESVDGGKLAVSGSRSDSPSLNTSDLVIVKSEPEDPEVTESQAEPLDLSLPKSLTAATCTTAPSEGASPATLNLTCLRKEQVGGRTVYLATPQTHTTAVSIVPSTQLPTLVAIAGQGTVGCLGAMGGSAKRTILIPQLTYTYANTAGGAAETVVLNGHKTPEQSADAVADEQREISLMKKPRLENGVYSCDLCNKVFQKGSSLLRHKYEHTGKRPHECPVCKKAFKHKHHLIEHSRLHSGEKPYQCNKCGKRFSHSGSYSQHMNHRYSYCKRDGSDSGLSPDGDSAATVAGSPDVALDSDVGESEDDDDEAVCVDDIRVVQVDDGECEIYEGDFNDSDNDGEVEEGPEEKEKNLDVDEFACQVVEVELKHDQTQEAPVEDKADQAEAAGVHLEQMADCAYKRIRDWSDSEESSDDQAATPQPPTL